Part of the Musa acuminata AAA Group cultivar baxijiao unplaced genomic scaffold, Cavendish_Baxijiao_AAA HiC_scaffold_1138, whole genome shotgun sequence genome, CTCGCCTTGCCAGGCGCCGTATAGCCGGTTTGGTGAAGCCCTGAATGTTATCACGCAGCACCTTGCGATGACGCTTCGCTCCACCCTTCCCCAGTCCCTTCCCCCCCTTCCCTCGCCCAGACATCTTCGCCTTGCTCCTGAAACCTCGATATTAGGGCTTAAATCTCGAATCAAGAACAAGTGTTTCGAGAACGAAGAGAAATAGAAGGGAAAGACTTGTCTATTTACTTGAGATGAAGGCAGAGGTTGGCGGGAACGGCGACTGAGTTGTGCGTGGCCGATTCGGTGGTTATTTATATGGTGACGGCAACATGTTGTGGCGATGAGAAGGCAATCTCAGCCGCAGATCTCTCTACAATCGATGGCTAGAGTGGGCTAAAGTTATTGCTTTCGGATTGATGACGTGGACGATGATTGAGCTGGCTCCGTCTCAGAACCGATATGTCATATGTTTATATCGGCCGACATCTCCTCCCAAAAACAGGCTGAAACCAGTTTCCTGATTCCAGATAAATCTcatttttaacaatacattaagaTATAATTTCCACAAATTAATGTAAATCTAGATAGAAAATTAATCTATCCCAGcttagagtatatatatatatatatatatatatatatatatatatatatatattcttcctgttttaatcctatatatatatatatatatatatatatatctaccactttaaaCCTTGATTTGGTGTATATACTCTTGTAAAGCTTACAAATTTGTAGATATACCTCTAAATTGGCCATCAGCCTAAAAATTGACATTAATGCccctattaaaaatattatatacaatAATACTAAAttctaattttatatttcttttctaaatttaagtttagaAATTTGAAAAACGATTGTTGAAAGTGATAAAaggtaaattaatatatattactTTGTAAAACTTTAAAAAGGTAAAGAGGAGTTTATTAAATAAATGTGCTAAATATGctaaattatattttatggaGTAAATATGCTCTCTGTAAACTTTAAAAAGGGTACATATGGTAATATTGAATACATATTTCAAAACTTCGATATGGTTTCGTTGATTTGAGTGGCCGCCGGACACGCCGGCGAAGGCGGCGTGGTGCCCTATCGCAGTAGGAGCGGCGGCAGCGAGTATGTAGGCGGGCTCCGATGCTGCCCTAGAGGTTGGCGATCACGAGCAGGGCACGTCGCTTCCAGTCGAGCGGTAGCCGTGGAGAGGTTGGCGCGTCACTGACGGGTGGCTGTCTTCCGGGTTGAGGTCGTCGATGACAACGATCTGGTGGCAGGACGCCCCTTGCCACCCGCGGAAAGGTGGCGAGTTGGTTTGAGGCTGAGAGCTGGAGGAGTAAGGCCACCGGCGCCTGCGCCTTAGGCGGATCGTTCGCCACATCAACAGGACCATAGGAGGTCCAGGTGTGCACCAGCGAAGACAACGAGGCTATGCAAAGATAGAAGGTCACGGTGCCTACTCCTCTTCACTCGGATCCCCTCCTTTTGTTTCGGAAATGCGTCCCCCTTCTGCATCCATCTCCTATCCCTTTTTAGCCTTGTAACTATCGTAGCAAACATCTTCTTTGCGCTCTCCTCTTTCTACGTTTTCTCGTTTCAGGTTCATGGTTTTCTCAGAGAAAGAGAGGAATTGATAGGTAGGAAGGCAGGGAGTGGGGAGAGAGATGCTGCAGAGGGCTGCGAGTAACGCGTACTCATGGTGGTGGGCGAGTCACATCAGGACGAAGCAGTCGAAATGGCTCGATTGCAACCTTCAAGGCCGGTCTTTGATCCTTCCTCTCTTAATCCCGCCTCTTTTTATCTaccctttttgaaaaaaaattgctCTTTTGGAGTATTCGTGCTTTCTTTTTCATCCGGATTTAATTGAATTAGACTTGTTTCTGACGtgttttccacaaacaaaatgCAACGGGTCTTCGGAATGGTTGAGATTACATTATATTGAGAGATGTACAGTATAGGAACAGTTTCGGTGGTGGAAAAGGAATCAAGAATTGGCGTCACACCCAGAACGATTATTGGCTATCTGTCAGAAACAATACTTTTTCTAGCAAATCAAGAAAGAAGAGGGCACAGAAAAGAAGAAACTCTGCTGACTATTTGATCAAAGCACCTGTTGCAATTGACAAAAAcataatcataaaatataatggatctagatatgtttcttcttttcttttcctcacAAAGAACTTAAGATTTAAGGGAATATATTGATGAGTGTTCTCCTTCTTTcatgattaattttatttttaggaacACAGGTTGAACCAGCATTTACATACTGGGTTCAAGGACACAGTATTATTGAAAAGATGAAATTTCAAGTCGCTGGTCAAAAGAAGTTCTAACTCAATtagattgaatgtttttcttttaattagaAGAGAAAGTTTGATGGAATTATATAGAGTTTTTGTTTAAGGCATTCACTAGCAATTCCCTATGAGTTACTTATTGAATGTCCAAAATGAAGTCCTTCAAAAGATTATTAAAGCCTTGTTTCTTCTATGATAATTTAATTGTATACTAGAGAATTTGAGAATTTCAATGTTAAATTATAACCTTTGATATAGTAGCCAAACTAGAAAGTTCGTTTAGGTTTAAAAGAGCTAGACCTTTCAATGGTGGAAAATATTGATGCTGCCAACCCTCAGATGGTTGGGACACCAGGGCTTGTTGGAAAGGTGCCCTGGTTATGTCTCAAAAATAAATTGGCATccataaattaaataaatcataTGCCTCTACCAAATTTACCCCACTTCTTGACATTCTTCATAGGTTTACAGATATAAGAATTGCATGTTTGCCTGTCCTTACCTCACAAGACATATGGAATGTCAAAGGCCTGTAAAACTCACCTCCTGACCTATGTTATGCGGTATACGTGTGAGCTTTAGTTTAGCAGTTAGTTTCTCAAAATGAAGGGTTAAGAAAGACTTGGTAAATGATTTATGTCTTCCAGAGTTATTACTATTGCATAATTCATAATTTGTCCTGCAATAAGTGGAATTAAATTGGATTCTGCTGCAAGAAAATGTGTTTGATCCATCATTGTGCTTCCTGATATTCTTACAAATAAGATCAACGTTGATTCCAGAGATGGAGGAGACTGTGAAAGAAATGCTCAAGCTCATTGAGCCAGATGCTGATTCCTTTGCTAAGAGGGCGGAGTTGTACTTCAAAAGGAGACCAGAGTTGATCAGCTACGTGGAAGATGCTTTCAAGGCATACAGAGCATTGGCTGACAGATATGACCACATTTCAGGAGAATTACACAAGGCCAACCACACCATAGCAACTGCTTTTCCTGAACGGGTCCAGTATGCCATGTTAGAAGACGATGATAATTTTCCAAAAGCAATAACTCCAGTTGATCCGAGTAAAATTAACAGGCGAACAGTGGAGGGATTAatgaacaaaagaagagaaagtGAGTTAGGCATAGATAAGTCACAGAAAAAGAGTTCTGCATCTCCGGTTGATAAagaaaaggcacaagtagatatcAATAAGCTCCAGAAAGAAATACTTGTCCTGCAGACTGAAAAAGAATTCATCAAAAGCTCATATGAGTCTGGGATAGCCAAGTATTGGGAGATTGAGAAGAAAATTATGGAGATGCATGAAGAAGTTTGCTGCTTGCAAGATGAGTTCGATACAAGCACAGTCATCGAAGATGATGAGGCACGTGCCTTAATGACAGCAACAGTCCTTAAATCTTGTGAGGATACTATAGTTAAGCTGCAGGAACAGCGAAAGGAATCATTGGAACAGGCAAATATAGAGTCTGAAAGAACTAAAATTGCTAAAGAAAAGCTGAAGGATCTCAAAGGTGAATATTGCCAATCTGAGATGGAAAATACTGAGATATCTAATGAAAACTCTGGGATGAGCTTCACTGCTGAAACCATGGAGGAAGAAATTCACTCTCTAAACAAGGTCAGGACCGAGTTACAGTCCATTCGTGAGAAACTCAAAGAACATTTTGAAATGAACACTGAGAATTCTGTGATTGAAATTGCAGAAAAGATCGAAGAACTTGCAAATAAAGTTATAACATTGGAACTCACAGTTTCATCACAAGGTGAACAAATAGATCAATTAACTTTGGAAAACAATGAACTTGAGAAAAATCTACAATTACTGGAAGAGGAGAAGATTAGTTCGATGAATGACTCAGAAGCATTGTCTAAAAGACTGAAGGAAACCGAAGAGGAATTAAGCAAAGTTCAGGCAATTGAGAGAATTGTCCAAGATGAAGAAATAAATTTCCGTCAAAATTTTGCTGAAGCATGGCATGGACTCAATGATATTTCAGAGAAGTTGCAGTCTCACAAAACTCAAGAAAATGTTTGTACTGAAGATGCATCTCAAGAGGAAGAGGCTTCCTCATTTAACATTGAACCACATAGTGAGCGTAAAGATAGAGAAGTAAACAAAATCCATGACATTGAGGAAGATGTAACAAAGGAGATTCATGCAACTGAGGAACTTAGTTATTGCCCGGAAGATCCTTCCCAGACTGAGGGTTCTCAACACAAAAGTAGCCCAGAAAATATTGAGGACCCAAAGAAGGAAAATGCTTTGGGGAAGAAAGACTCATCAAATGCAGATCTTCGCATTCATCTAACTAGCAATGAAGAAATTATACTTGATGGAAAAGAGGATACTCTCAACTTGCAGCAACTAATTTTAACTGGTGTTGAAGGTACAGAAAACATTTTACTAGCTGAGTACACATCAATCTTGCAAAATTACAAAGAGACGAAAATAAGGCTCTCCGAAGTAGAGAAGAAAAATGAAGAGTATCTTCAAGAGACAATGGCTCTGATAGACAAACTGAAGAATGATATTGCAATGAAAGATGAGGAGATACGTTTGCTTAGACAACCGATGGCGCCTGTAAAGAATCCTAGTTTTACTCTCCATTCTCCATCTGTCAAAGACTCTTGGCATGGTCAACAGAAGCCTGAAATTACATCCAACTCTTCAAGGATCACAGATATTTCAAACCTTCAAGATTCTGAGATGCCTGAAGATATAAATATTGAATCTACTGCTAAAGGAGATTCATCTGTTGAGTTTACAGAATTACGAAGTCCCCCTGAAGAAGGCACTAATGTACAGTGCATTGATGAACCAAAGATCATAACCCCTATCGAGAGAAAGTTTAGAAGGGATATTGACACTCTGCTGGATGAAAGATTAGAGTTTTGGCTAAAGTTCAGCACATCATTCCATCACATACAGGAGTTGAAAGCCAAGTATGAAGACCTACAAACTGATATCGGTAAGCTGAAGGACAATAAGACACCAGAGGTCACTAATATTGACACTGGCGATCAGTCTGGGAAACCAGATTCATCACAAATTACCACAAGTCTTAGAGAACTGAAGAGTGAACTCCAAGTATGGTCGGAACAAGGTGCACTATTAAGAGGAGAGCTGCAAAGTAGGCTCTCATCTCTTTGTGATATGCAAGATGAGATATCAAGCATTGTCAAAGTAAATTCAGAATCTGGAGAAGCCCTGTTCACTCCTTATCAAGCTGCAAGTTTTCAAGGGGAGGTGACAAACATGAAACAGGAGAACAATAAGGTTGCAAGTGAACTACAGGTGGGATTAGATCAAGTTAGGGGGCTTCAAGCTGAAATTGAGGAGCAATTGTCTAAGCTATATGAAAATTTTGAACCATTTGTATCAAAAAGGTGCCCTAATGATGACTTGGAACATTCTTTGAGTAGGAACACCGTACCATTGCGGGACTTCCTCTTCGGTGTCAAGCCTAAAAAACCATCAATACTAGCACGCATCCAGCACAGTAAGCTTAGGGCTGGGCGTCGCAGAGTTGGTGATAGGTACTTGATTTATCAATAATTCAAATGCTGTTTAGATTCTATTGTACTAACTCGTGGAACTCTTTTGAACAGGTCTAAATAGTTTTCTCACTCTGTTGATTAGCTAATTTCTGGATTAAAGACAACAAGTTCGACACAGTCTCCACTATGCGAAAGACCTTTTAGAAACACAATTTGTCAGGATACGAGCGGTTCGTCGCAGATGTATCTTTATAGCAAGAGCAGCAGCAACTTTTCTTGGCTTTCTTCCATTTGCGGGCCTTGGAACTGACTGAATTTTCCTCCTTGGTGAAAGGTGTGTTGAGTTGTGTCTCAGCCCCTCTTAATCTGGATGATAATGTGTTGAGTTGTGTTTCAAATGCTGCTTAGATGAGTTGTGTTGAGTTGTGTCTGATTGGCATTCTTGTTAAAAGCCTAGATGTTCCACTGATACATGTAAATGTAATTAgcagttctttcttcttttttttcattacTTGTTACATGATGTTTGTAATCACTGAATATAGATAAgaattttttgtaagtaaaagcttAGGTATTATTGAATCTATTATTGAATAGAATGAAGGTATTAATTTTGAACTAAAAGTTTGATGGTTAAAATAAAGATGGCAATTGAAGGTTTGTTAGGATCGTtggttaaaagaattttttttataagattattatTTTACCAATTATACTTTATGAATCAGAGTTTGACTATTATGAATAAaactttgatattttttatacGAGAATTTTTATACGATGAATATGTGGAGTTACTAAGaatttctttgccttttgtatAATAAATGGATATTTGGTATGgacatatttaaataaaattcaaaataaaatattatagttaAAATAAAATAGTTTATTATGATTAAGAGGTTAGCTAATAtatctagtaaaaattttgatagaTTATCATAAGGTCTTGGGTTCGAATTTTAACTTCATCATTTACACTTTGTATAAAACAGAAGTggtgaattttcaaaaaaatgtcTCAAAGttcaaaattttttgataaagcatcctaatttaaaaatttttatatagCATCCTTTGTCATGTGAAATGATTATTTTACCTTTGTCTTTATCGGAACCATCGTTATTGCTTTCTCGTCCCTACGTCACATTCGTtagatattttatatacatgactaaaatatgatgtcatattttaatttaattattgctATCAATAGGAGTGCAGTAGAAAAATAGGTAATCTTATAAGTAAAATATGCACATAATATATCCAAGATTTATGCACATAAAAATGTTCATAGCTAATTATTCATATTTGCATTGGCACGGGCTTGTACTGACTTCCCTACCTAATCGCTTATAATTTTACAAAATAGGATATATAGTGAATAACCATTCAGAAGTACAagcatttataattttattttggtaAGCCTTCATCATGTTATGTATATAATATTTCAAGATCATATGCATATAATATTTTAGTAAACATAACCATGCAATATAGCATatgcataataaaaatataaattttatattgaaataactaaaaatatttatatgtaagAATCATAGCACATGAAAATCTACACCctatatcataacatatatatgcACTTCTACACAACACattgtcataatatatacatccACTCCCACATTGcacgttataatatatatatatatatatatatatatatatatatatatatatatatatatatatatatatgtatgtatgtatgtatgtatgtatgtatgtatgtatgtatgtatgtatgtatacatatatatatacatatacatacatatatatgtatacatatatatgtatacatatgtatacatatatatgtatacaaatgtatacatatatatatatgtatacaaatgtatacatatatatatatatgtatacaaatgtatacatatatatatatatgtatacaaatgtatacatatatgtatacatatgtatacaaatgtatatacatatatgtatacatatgtatacatatatgtatacatatatgtatacatatgtatacatatgtatacatatat contains:
- the LOC103999861 gene encoding protein NETWORKED 2D-like; translation: MLQRAASNAYSWWWASHIRTKQSKWLDCNLQEMEETVKEMLKLIEPDADSFAKRAELYFKRRPELISYVEDAFKAYRALADRYDHISGELHKANHTIATAFPERVQYAMLEDDDNFPKAITPVDPSKINRRTVEGLMNKRRESELGIDKSQKKSSASPVDKEKAQVDINKLQKEILVLQTEKEFIKSSYESGIAKYWEIEKKIMEMHEEVCCLQDEFDTSTVIEDDEARALMTATVLKSCEDTIVKLQEQRKESLEQANIESERTKIAKEKLKDLKGEYCQSEMENTEISNENSGMSFTAETMEEEIHSLNKVRTELQSIREKLKEHFEMNTENSVIEIAEKIEELANKVITLELTVSSQGEQIDQLTLENNELEKNLQLLEEEKISSMNDSEALSKRLKETEEELSKVQAIERIVQDEEINFRQNFAEAWHGLNDISEKLQSHKTQENVCTEDASQEEEASSFNIEPHSERKDREVNKIHDIEEDVTKEIHATEELSYCPEDPSQTEGSQHKSSPENIEDPKKENALGKKDSSNADLRIHLTSNEEIILDGKEDTLNLQQLILTGVEGTENILLAEYTSILQNYKETKIRLSEVEKKNEEYLQETMALIDKLKNDIAMKDEEIRLLRQPMAPVKNPSFTLHSPSVKDSWHGQQKPEITSNSSRITDISNLQDSEMPEDINIESTAKGDSSVEFTELRSPPEEGTNVQCIDEPKIITPIERKFRRDIDTLLDERLEFWLKFSTSFHHIQELKAKYEDLQTDIGKLKDNKTPEVTNIDTGDQSGKPDSSQITTSLRELKSELQVWSEQGALLRGELQSRLSSLCDMQDEISSIVKVNSESGEALFTPYQAASFQGEVTNMKQENNKVASELQVGLDQVRGLQAEIEEQLSKLYENFEPFVSKRCPNDDLEHSLSRNTVPLRDFLFGVKPKKPSILARIQHSKLRAGRRRVGDRSK